Genomic window (Helianthus annuus cultivar XRQ/B chromosome 3, HanXRQr2.0-SUNRISE, whole genome shotgun sequence):
accatatatcattcttttaactatacatatctatcatcgattttcaaacgttttataaaagcaaacacttaaactggattcatgacaagattttggttaaacattttcttaaacctaagtcatggatcctatttttcataaaacctatgtactcaccggcatttttatgctgacgtattttcacatgtgtttcaggtacaatagttgatgatatttgatgatgatattgatgcatgctcacataggattggacgagaccttagtgacattaaaagatgcaagactagttaatttttgttatgtttctttattgttaagacattgtaactcatttaattcaatagaacgaaatttgtttaatccatggttgtgaaacaatgattctgttacaacactccccgacgtttccgccacgttttgttgttttacgtggtcggggtgtgacaataaaatattctctcaaaaataaattatccatataatttattggtttctcaagtgtaattatttagaaaaccaatttctaaatattataagtgttaaatatttatttgtttgatcatatcacaaataaatattctaaatgtttgtctagcttgtatttgggtatgactcgacttggatcattacgtactagccacatcaatctaatatgtgtcttgggcatacagaatcCAACAGTATCCATCCCtgaaaatccatatctttcaggtggactactaattctaccagatctgcgaatgctttgtgtgtattgatcaaccacttgatcgttttcaacaacctcttgttgattgctagtatcaaccaaacgtgtatcggcttttggttcttgatcctcatcaagcTCCATTGTTCTACTAattccttccataaggaacttaggTTCCAAGAACTTAGCCTTTTGAgtaacaaataccttttgctctgttggatcgtagaaataatatcctatactatctttaggatatcctacaaagatacacttagtggatcgtacttctaatttgtttggggtgtattgcttctcataagcttcacaacccatagctttaaatatgataatgatggaacccttccatgccatatttcaaaaggtgtcttatccactttcttggtttggGCCATACGGGCCGcagagagcaaagcgtaaccacAAAATGATAGAGATAATGTGCTCCTAGCCATCATAGACCGAACCATATCCAAATAGAGTTCGATTCCAGATCTATCTGAACGAAGAACTTTAATTGAGTTGATTTAGTACTTCACCTTTCGAAGGCTTTGAACATTTCAAAACTCCATCTTTGTGTCTTAacaagtacacataaccataactacTATAGTTGTCGGGAAAAGGTAATGAAGTATCTCTCATCATTCCTATtcattggcttaaaaggatcACATACATCCAAATGTATGATTCCTAATAAATATTTTGCCCTTTTCTACTAAAGAGTTTCTTTGTCATTTTACCTTGTAAACCAGATTCACATGTATTAAATGAATCAACTTCATTTGTCCCCAAAATACCATTCTTTCGAAGTGTTTACATGCGACTTTGTTTATATGACCAAGAAAataatgccaaagataggtctcactcaaatccattttgagtttcttggtgattGCTAGGTACATTGAActatcaaatgatgtattatcatgaaccaattcataaataccatttgaaagCATAGCTTTAAAGTAAAACATGTCATTTATCGAAATATAAATGTCATTGTTTACAAACTTTAAATCAAAAccatattgtcttaaaagggaaacttgaataatgttcctagtcaaactaggagcacacaatatattttcaaaacaatttCCAAACTATTTGGAAGTTTCAAAACATAGTCTCCtttcttgtaatgcttatttcttttaAACTCTTGCAACAAActgcaaatatgagttccacatccggtatccaatacccatgtgttagaagaaataacattaaggtCAATATGTATCATTAATATTGTACATGAGGTTTGCCTTGCATCCCTCTTagttttcaactctttgagataggttggacaattcctcTTCAAATACCCTATCTCACTATACTCAAAGCATGGATCGTTCGTGGCAACCTTTGCCTTCTTTTCTTTTGGTTTCGTGGTTGCTCTTtagcctttcttttcttttccttttgaTGTGCCCATTTCCATTTGCAACATTTActttggtgtcggggtgatgccctttcttgttgccaccctcattgatcgttagaacgGATAAAATCCTTTTACCCATAATGAGCCTTTCGAGGTCTTCAATGTGGCTTTGTCATCCTAAAGACTTAAGATGAGACTGATTGGGgttcctccattcgacatgcatgaagcgcttggatcgtttcgaagcgttctacccttaggaacatctttatgtttagtttgcatgtttaatcccatcaacaccttttgttcgccatgcttcggtgaccctaagttcatggtttccaaatcaagtcgtccaacttacacacacgtgtgagtttatacacataagtggttaggtgacctttatcccacaaacatggtaaacccacctcgaatatacaagttccctcaaatgtggtttggcgacctttatcccacaaaagaGTTCGCAAgtgattcgagtgttgtataaaaggatggtgtttgacttgttttattaaaagggatttttgagttttcaaaattctagtttagaaaaccCATTAGAACACACATACCCTCCCTCTCTCCTGGGCGGTTTTTTGCAcatcatgaaccctaattttctTTGAGATTCGattgtataacagtctgtgattagaggTTGTTCATCCAAtctctataacgaactcgttagcaatAGTAATCAATCTGAAAGTAGGGTTTTTCGTTTCTTTCTTAAATCGCCGCCATAGTTGCTGTACTCGAGATTCTAGCTTATTAATCTGGGTGTTATTGGTCGCGGTTAACTGAGTTTAACTTAGCTAGATTGATACTCTGGGTTAATGTGTTAAGAATTGAGATGCGGCTCTAGGGTTTCAGGATTAGGGTTTTTCTCTTTGTCATTGTTCTTTGGTTCGGCTGGAAGTTATTGTTTACTGGTGATTCGGGTGCATGGAGGGTAGAAGTGATGGTCAAAATCCGCTGAAGGAGGGTGTCACTCCGGGGACGGAGGAGAAGTCACCACCGTTTCGGGGCATTGGGTTGCGAGTGACAAACATTGAGGGCAATAATCGGCTACCTAGGCGGGGTATGTATTCAACTAATAGTAATTCGGTTCTTGATGGGCTGTTCGAGATATCTACACCTGTGGATTTGAATGCTGATCGTGCATGTGGAGGGGCGGCAATGGGTGTTTCCCATGCAAACCCTAATTCGGCCGATAAAGGGGTAAACCCTACTTCGGCTGCGCATGTTTGTCAGGGATCTCTTACTATTCAGGGGGGTAGCTCTACCCCTAAGTCGTATGCGGATTCGGTCACAGGTATTAATAATCAGAAAGTTAATTTCCGTTCTTTGTCTAGCTCGGTTGTGCATGAAGGGTGTGACGTTGTTCTCCCCAAGGAATCCGTACGAACCGTGCAGGAGAAATTGTCTAATACTATATACGGGTATTTTTTGGGGGACCGGGTTGCTTTCCCGGTTGTTGACTACTTTGTTAAAGTTAATTGGAAGAAGTATGGTTTGCAaaagacgatgatgaatgctaacggctttttcttcttcaagtttAGTAATGAGGATGGAATGTTGAACGTGCTTAAAGATGGTCCGTGGATTATCAGGTCACAACCATTGTTTTTGAATATATGGACTCCTACGACTAAATTGGAGAAGAAAGAAGTAAAGCAAGTTCAGGTTTGGGTGAAAATTCATGAGGTTCCTATTGCGGCTTATACGGAAGATGGACTCAGTCTGATAGCTACAACGATTGGGGAGCCAAAGATGCTGGACTCGTTTACAACATCTATGTGCACGGACTCATGGGGACGAAGCAGTTATGCTAGAGCATTGGTGGAGATTTCAGCTGATAAGGAGCTTCGTGAGGAGATTACTATGGCAATACCTGAACCTGAGGGGGAGGGATTTATTAAGGAAACGATGTATGTGGAATACGAGTCCACATCGGTGTACTACATGTTGTGTGTTTGGACATTCTAATGAGACGTGTCCGAAAAAGCCAATGAAGAATGTCAGACATGTTGATCACAACAGCAATGTTCAAAGAAACCGGCAAGTGAAAAAGGTTCCGAATGTGGATCAGGATGGTTATACGGAAGTTCATGGAAAGAAAGCGGCTGCAAAGGTTGGTATTCCggtaaacaaacaaaaaaataaatttgAATATCGGCCGGTGGGTTCCAAGGTTCAGCCGAATGTCAAAAATGTTTCAACATCTATGCCTGTTAAATCGAATAATCCTTTTGATGTTTTGAACCAAGTTGAATCGGAGGCGGGTACTAGCAAGAATACATCCGGCAAGGGCCAGGAGGATACGGATGATGATGTTGACGAGGTGTACAATGAAATGGATGTTTTCATGCAGCAAGGATCTCTAAATATAAAGAGCAAACAAGGGGAGAGCACTCCTTCTCAGGTAGTTACTGATGGTTAGTCTCGCGGTTTGGAAtataagggggttgaaccgcccgcTTAAACAAATGGAGGTTCGACAGGCAGTGAAGGATTATAAATTAAGTTTGTGTGCTATTTTAGAGTCCCATGTGAATGTTGATAAATTGGATAAAGTCTGTAAAACTGTGTTTCGGTCTTGGGATTGGACATCAAATGGAGGATGCTGTGACAAAGGCACGAGAATTATTATTGGGTGGAATCCGGCTATTTTTGATGTGATGATCCTAGCGCAGTCGTCTCAGGTTATGCATCTCCAACTTGTTTTTAAATTGGATAAAAGGATGGTTTTTTGTTCAATTGTTTATGCTGCAAATTATTATGCTACCCGTAGAGATTTGTGGAATCAACTTTCTTTGTATAAAACTATTGTTGCTAATAAACCTTGGTGTATTATGGGAGATTTTAACTCGGCTCTAAATATTGAGGATAAATCTATGGGAACGTCTTCGATATCTATTGGTATGAGGGAGTTTCAAGCGTGTATTGATGACATTGAAGTGGTTGATATTAATAGGACGGGTATCCATTTTACATGGAACCAAAAGCCGAAACAAGGGGTTGGGTTACTAAAGAAAATTGATCGAATTATGGGAAACACTCCGTTTGTGGCTGAATACCCGAACTCGGTTGCCATTTTCAAGCCGTATCGTATTTCGGATCATTGCCCATGTATTCTTTCTATCCCGGAAGCTATGCAAATGAAGCCAAGGTCTTTTAAATTCGCTAATTTTCTGGTCTTTAAACCAGAATTTTTAGAGACGGTTGAAAAATATTGGAATTCAAATGTTGATGGTGTCTATTAGTTTAAAGTTGTCAAAAAACTTCGGTTGCTGAAAAACCCATTTAGATCGTTACTTTTCAAGCAACGAAATCTTCATAAGAAAGTAGAAAATCTGAGAATGAAGTTGGATGTCATTCAACAAAACATTGATAAGGACCCGTCTAATGGTGATCTACGGGCCGAGGAGACTGCTACTAACCGTGAATTACAGGATGCTTTGTTGGATGAGGAGCGGTTCTTAAAACAAAAATCTAAGGTGGATTGGCTAGCTGCGGGTGACATGAATACTGCTTTTTTTCATTCTTCTTTGAAAGCCAAAAATCATTTTAGCAGAATTGATGTTATTAGTGATTCGGGAGGGACTCTCTATGAGGGTGACATGGTGTATAAAGCTTTTGTTCAGCAATATGAAAAATTTTTTGGTTCTCAGGGTGACATATCGCTTGAGCCGGCTCCGGATTTATTTCCGAAAAGGTTATCCCATGATGTTGCTACTTATATGGTTAGACAGATAACGGTGGAGGAGGTCAAGAAGGCGATGTTTTCTATTGGTAATGGCAAAGCTCCTGGGCCAGATGGGTATACGGCTGCTTTTTCAAAAGTGCTTGGTCTTTAATTGGCAATGATGTTTATAATGTCGTTAAAGATTTTTTTGATACTGGTAACCTGCTCCGGGAATTGGATCATACTCTTATTGTGCTTATTCCTAAGGTTTCGACTCCGTTGCTTGTTACGGACTTTAGGCCGATTGCTTGTTGCAATGTTTTCTACAAATGCATCAGTAAGATTATTGCAGAAAGAATAAAGGGAGCTCTTGATAATATTGTCAGCATAAACCAGTCTGCCTTTGTTCCGGGACGAAAGATTTCGGATAACATTCTTTTAACGCaagaattaatgcataattatcatagaGATGTGGGTCCTCCAAGATGTGCATTTAAAGTTGATATTCAGAAAGCTTATGATACAGTAGATTGGAGGTTTCTTAAAAGTGTGCTGATTGGTTTTGGGTTTAACAGTAAGATGGTGGAGTGGATTATGCTATGTGTGTCTACTACCTCTTTTTCGGTTTGTGTTAATGGTGCAGTGCATGGTTTTTTCAAGGGTAATCGTGGGCTAAGGCAAGGAGATCCAATGTCTCCTTATTTATTTACTCTTGTTATGGAGGTCTTAACGGGTATTCTTCATCATTCGGTCCGAATTGATTCTTCTTTCAAGTTCCATAACAGATGTGAAAGGCAGCGGATTATTAATCTGTGTTTTGCGGATGATTTATTTCTGTTTGCTAGAGGAGAGGTGAATTCGGCTAGGTGTATTATGTCTTCTCTCTCGAAATTTACAAAGATGTCGGGGTTAGTGCCTAGTAACCAGAAAAGTACTGTTTTCTTTTGTAATGTAAAGAATCAGGTCAAACAAGCTATTCTGGATATTATGCCTTTTACAGAAGGAAAGTTACCTGTGAAGTACTTGGGGGTGCCCCTGATTTCTGCTAGGATTGGTTATAATGATTGTCGTGTGCTTGTTGAAAGATTAGAAAAGCGAATTATGCATTGGAGGAATAAGCTTTTATCGTTTGCAAGAAGGCTTCAACTTATTATCTCTGTGCTCTCTTCAATGCATATTTATTGGTCTTCGGTCTTTATCTTGCCAGCTCGGATTATTCAGGAATTAGAAGCTAAAATGAGAAATTTCTTATGGTCTCAGGATTCATCTTTCAATAAAGGTAAATCAAAAGTTTCTTGGAAATTGGTATGTACGCCTAAATATGAAGGGGGTTTGGGTATTAGGCGTATTGGGGATATGAATAAAGCTCTGATGTCGTCTCATATTTGGAGTATTGTCTCCAATCGTGAGTCTCTGTGGGTTAAATGGGTTCATTCCTATCATTTAAAACATAAGAGCTTCTGGATTTGTAAAACGCCTACGAATAGTTGTTGGTCTTGGCGAAAACTTATTCAGATGAGGCCTTTAATTAGAAATCATATATGGTCGGAGCTAGGGAATGGTGGTAATACTTCAGCCTGGTTTGATTATTGGAGTGAGTTGGGCGATTTTATATCGCCAAGAAATATTTCTGATGCTGATTTTAGATTGGACAACCGGGTGGCCGATGTGTATGCTGATGGTTCTTGGTTGTGGCCTACTGCTTGGAGGGATATTTTTCCTGTTCTTAATCAGATTGATCATGTTCATTTAGATCCCTTGAAAGTTGACAGATTGTTATGGAAAGATGGTAGTGACATTAACGAATTTTCTTCTTCTGGTGTTTGGCACTCTCTTCAGCATAGAGAACCGGAAGTGGATTGGTGTAGCATTGTTTGGTTTGCCCGGTGTATCCCTAGACACGCATTCATGATATGGTTAATTATGAAAGGTAAGCTCCTTACGCAAGATAAAATTCTGCAATGGGATTTATCTAGAAGAAaaaacatgaatatgatgtgctgTTTATTGTGCTATGAGAATGTTGATTCTCATCCGCACCTATCTTTTGAATGTAAGTACTCAACTCAAGTGTGGCTTAAAGTTAGAGACAGGGTCGGAATGAGTTCTATTTCGCCGAGATGGACGGATATTGTTCAATGGCTTTGTAATCGTGATCATCAAAGAAGGGCCGATACTTATGTTGCTAAACTACTTGTAGCGGCTGCAGCGTATAGTATTTGGCAAGAGAGGAATGCCAGGCTATTTAAAAATCAGTTAAGACCTCCTGAGACGGTTAGTGATGTAATCATGAATACAGTGCGATACAAGTTGATGGGAGCTAAGCTGAAGAATACCGTTAGGGTGCGTAACCTTCTTAGAGAATGGGAGATTCATACGAAAGATAAGGATGACGATGGGGGctgattagttattatttttattgttatGTCTAGATTTTTGTCTAGTTGGTTTCCCTTGTTTTGGTTGTCGTTGGGTTATTTTTGTTTTGCTTGTttactttcatggggcatgtctcatgattgaactagtgtagactcTCTACACTACTTGAGTTTTTTTgatgtgaatatatagaatcaccggggtaaccctttacccaaaaaaaaaaaaaacttatgtaccatacatttgcatgcattcaaatccttggtacttttgtgaaaacaaattttTCATGGttattttaataaaacccattttattataaaaatcattaatttttaataaccaattttaatgattttgttaagaaccaattttaagcttgttgattattagtttgttaagcatgcatatccaaatatcatccaaacaaTAAAATAAGCAACCACACAAGCACAAACCACATATCAATatgtgcataaccatagccaactattttgaccacacttgttagccgaaacaagtgtgtcaaaatgtccttcctaaagggtgaatatagacacaaataatgtgtcgttgaactcccacttgatcccgcatccaaatgcttcaagtcttcttcttgtgttgtgatttcttcactttctttgggcttccaaatgtcttttatattcagctccaaactcctttggacttcaaaaatgtgttttggttatcgggctaaaatcccgttaagaactatgaagtcctttaggCCCGAAATTAGccaaaaccgcatttttgtgtgcatcttcttttacaaaaaaatatCCTAATACATGTTTTCTAGTAAAATgaaatgcacctaatctatttattttacataccaaatgaaaataaatacattacataactttacaaatggaagaacaaaaataataattattacaacctttgaaataattaaatacaaatcacaaacacaaagaTTCataaggtcatggctaggttatgaataccaaaatatatatatctacATATATAAAATCAAGAAGCAAAAAATGGTTTCATTTTTACAACCTACATTTTCGGTCAAGAATGAAAAAACCGAAAAGTGGGTTTTTTTTCCAAACAAAACAATCATCCAAATGACATAATTTTTCAAGATACTTTTTATGCATGtaagaaaataatcttgaaaaacaaatggATAACCATATATAAaatttcggccatagggtttaaccaaacccgaaacccgaaaattTCATATCCTATGAAGCAtacactcatataagcggctctagatgccattgttgggtttttcacatgtttatcaaagtattttatccgtataaaataaaaacgcagcggaaaattttatttaaaacatgttacttacaagatataaaacccattttatatgtaaaacccaataaccggatccatatacgaacatgcatgctatcaatataaataaaacacaaccatagggtgtttagaatactaccttccaaggagtaaaGGATATGAAAAGGATGATACTTCTTGAAcggttgccttcaagtgtagaagacctcaagcttgtataccccaagccttccaacaaacaccttatgttcagctaggatttctacacttatgAACTCACTTGAATAATCCCTCATAATAAACCATACATGGCCGAATTTTGAGAGGTTTTATCTAGTGATCTTGCACTTGATTTTCAAACTTGAAAACCGTTGGAAACCACCTTCTTTTGGCCGAAATTTTGAGAGAGTATTTCAAGTCTTACTTGAAAAATTATATCTCTAGTCTTCTATATTTTTGTCAtacaaaaaatattataaaaggaAGAGAGAGACTACCACCCATTTTGTCCAATCAAAAACCCTCTAATTATGACAATTGCATGTTGTTTGATTGGGCCAAAAATTCCTTGGGAAGACCCATGGAGGTGGCAGCCTAAgctttattttataaaaaaaattcaaatttcttttataaaatttaagtcttgtttattttataacttttataaaatataacatcataagTTCACAAGACTTTATATAACTTTTATGaagttatttaacccattaaataacaaaataaaatattctctcaaaataaattatccatataatttattagtttgtcaagtgcaattatttagaaaaccaatttctaaatattacaagtgttaatatttgtttgtttgatcatatcacaaataaatattataagtgtttgtctagcttgtatttgggtatgactcgacttgaatcataacgtactagccacatcaatttaatatgtgtcttgggcatacagagtccaacaatctcaaCCCCGCTTATAGTGCTTGGGTGAGAACGGATCAAAGTGTTCGCTCTTGGTTGAACGCGACACTCTCCGTGGACATGTTGATGGAAATCTACAATAGAATATGAAAACAAAACATATATGGATGTTTGGATGGCTTTAGAGCAAAGATTTTTTTATCAGTCCACGGCTAAAGAAATGAAATTAAAGTTCGATATTCAGAATAACAGGAAAGGTAACACGCCTATGGATG
Coding sequences:
- the LOC110931628 gene encoding uncharacterized protein LOC110931628, with protein sequence MKLDVIQQNIDKDPSNGDLRAEETATNRELQDALLDEERFLKQKSKVDWLAAGDMNTAFFHSSLKAKNHFSRIDVISDSGGTLYEGDMVYKAFVQQYEKFFGSQGDISLEPAPDLFPKRLSHDVATYMVRQITVEEVKKAMFSIDFFDTGNLLRELDHTLIVLIPKVSTPLLVTDFRPIACCNVFYKCISKIIAERIKGALDNIVSINQSAFVPGRKISDNILLTQELMHNYHRDVGPPRCAFKVDIQKAYDTVDWRFLKSVLIGFGFNSKMVEWIMLCVSTTSFSVCVNGAVHGFFKGNRGLRQGDPMSPYLFTLVMEVLTGILHHSVRIDSSFKFHNRCERQRIINLCFADDLFLFARGEVNSARCIMSSLSKFTKMSGLVPSNQKSTVFFCNVKNQVKQAILDIMPFTEGKLPVKYLGVPLISARIGYNDCRVLVERLEKRIMHWRNKLLSFARRLQLIISVLSSMHIYWSSVFILPARIIQELEAKMRNFLWSQDSSFNKGKSKVSWKLVCTPKYEGGLGIRRIGDMNKALMSSHIWSIVSNRESLWVKWVHSYHLKHKSFWICKTPTNSCWSWRKLIQMRPLIRNHIWSELGNGGNTSAWFDYWSELGDFISPRNISDADFRLDNRVADVYADGSWLWPTAWRDIFPVLNQIDHVHLDPLKVDRLLWKDGSDINEFSSSGVWHSLQHREPEVDWCSIVWFARCIPRHAFMIWLIMKGKLLTQDKILQWDLSRRKNMNMMCCLLCYENVDSHPHLSFECKYSTQVWLKVRDRVGMSSISPRWTDIVQWLCNRDHQRRADTYVAKLLVAAAAYSIWQERNARLFKNQLRPPETVSDVIMNTVRYKLMGAKLKNTVRVRNLLREWEIHTKDKDDDGG